In [Leptolyngbya] sp. PCC 7376, a genomic segment contains:
- a CDS encoding NADH-quinone oxidoreductase subunit M, which translates to MLSVLIWLPLVGALLAVILPQPEKSLLSRRVALATAALVFGWTVWIVCNYDVAIAGLQFSEHLPWVEWLGLNYDIAVDGLSLPLIALNSFLTFVAIWITSKDINRPRFYYALFLLLQASVNGAFLAQDVLLFFLFYEIEIIPLYFMIAIWGGKRRGYAAIKFLLYTAISGILLLAAFLGLTFLSESNTFAYAALQNNMLPLGTQLILLGGIIIGFGIKIPFFPFHTWLPDAHVEASTPVSVILAGVLLKLGTYGLLRFGIGLFPDAWAVYAPWLAIWASVSALYGASCAIAQKDMKKVVAYSSIAHMAFILLAAAAATPLSLAAAEVQMISHGLISGLLFSLVGIVYKKTGSRDVEYLRGLLNPERGLPLAGSLMILGVMASAGLPGMAGFVAEFLIFRGSLSSYPIPTLLCLVGTGLTAVYFLLMINKVFFGRLTPELAEMDPVNWSEQAPAVVLVILLFVFGLQPQWMIRWSEADTAALATPTTAALVATPITTEISLK; encoded by the coding sequence ATGCTCAGTGTTTTAATTTGGTTACCTTTAGTGGGGGCATTACTCGCCGTCATTCTTCCACAACCAGAAAAAAGCCTATTGTCCCGTAGGGTTGCCCTAGCTACCGCTGCTTTAGTCTTCGGTTGGACTGTTTGGATTGTCTGTAACTACGATGTGGCGATCGCCGGATTACAGTTTAGTGAGCATCTCCCATGGGTGGAATGGTTGGGGCTGAATTACGACATTGCCGTTGATGGATTGTCGTTGCCGCTGATTGCTCTCAATAGCTTTCTGACCTTCGTTGCTATCTGGATCACGAGCAAAGACATTAATCGTCCACGGTTCTATTACGCTCTGTTTTTGTTATTGCAAGCCAGTGTGAATGGAGCATTTTTGGCACAGGATGTCTTGTTATTCTTCCTGTTCTACGAGATTGAAATCATTCCCCTCTACTTCATGATTGCGATTTGGGGTGGAAAACGTCGAGGTTATGCTGCGATTAAATTTTTGCTCTACACTGCTATCTCAGGCATTTTGCTGCTTGCTGCATTCCTCGGTTTAACATTCCTGAGTGAGTCGAATACTTTCGCCTACGCAGCCCTCCAGAACAATATGCTGCCCCTTGGGACACAGTTGATTTTGCTGGGTGGAATCATTATTGGCTTTGGTATCAAGATTCCCTTCTTCCCATTTCATACATGGCTGCCTGATGCCCACGTTGAAGCATCTACACCTGTATCAGTTATTTTGGCAGGTGTTCTCTTAAAGCTGGGAACTTATGGTCTTTTGAGATTTGGTATTGGTTTATTCCCAGATGCTTGGGCTGTTTATGCGCCTTGGTTAGCGATCTGGGCTTCCGTTAGCGCGTTGTATGGTGCCTCCTGTGCGATCGCCCAAAAAGATATGAAAAAGGTTGTTGCCTATTCATCGATCGCCCATATGGCCTTTATTCTGTTAGCTGCTGCCGCTGCAACCCCTCTAAGCCTTGCTGCCGCTGAAGTGCAGATGATTAGCCACGGTTTGATTTCTGGTTTACTCTTCTCACTTGTGGGAATTGTCTATAAGAAAACTGGCAGTCGCGATGTGGAATATCTACGTGGTCTTCTCAACCCAGAACGTGGCTTACCTCTGGCGGGTAGTCTAATGATTTTAGGGGTGATGGCCAGCGCAGGTTTACCCGGAATGGCTGGTTTTGTCGCTGAATTTTTGATTTTCCGAGGCAGTTTATCCAGCTATCCTATTCCCACTCTGCTGTGCCTTGTTGGTACGGGTTTGACGGCGGTTTACTTCCTGCTGATGATTAATAAGGTTTTCTTTGGACGGTTAACCCCAGAATTGGCCGAGATGGATCCTGTCAATTGGTCAGAGCAAGCTCCTGCCGTTGTCTTGGTGATTTTACTCTTTGTTTTTGGCCTCCAACCTCAGTGGATGATTCGTTGGAGTGAAGCTGATACTGCTGCGTTGGCGACACCGACAACAGCGGCTTTGGTTGCAACACCGATCACTACCGAAATTTCTTTAAAATAG
- a CDS encoding NAD(P)H-quinone oxidoreductase subunit F, which produces MTEFLIQTVWFVPLYGIIGSLLTLPWSLGLIRRTGPRPAAYINLLMTFIGFLHGSLAFRSLLNSPPQQLSLEWLHVADLSLSIVVEISPVNLGALELVTGMCLLAQIYALGYMEKDWSLARFYGLMGFFEAALSGLAISDSLLFSYGLLEVLTVSTYLLVGFWYAQPLVVTAARDAFLTKRVGDILLLMGMIALSSYGTGLTFSELEAWAANPPLTPWECSLLGLALIACPIGKCAQFPLNLWLDEAMEGPNPAGILRNSVVVSAGAFVLLKMEPVYTITPVTSDALIIVGTITAVGASLVSLAQIDIKRALSHSTSAYMGLVFIAVGLNQVDIALLLLLTHAIAKAVLFMSIGGVILNTHGQNMTEMGGLWSRMPATTTAFVVGSMGLVCMFPFGTFWTMRRWADGFWDTPSWLLLVLMGVNFCTSLNLTRVFQLVFAGEPQAKTRRSPEVIWLMAVPMVACTILTLLVPLMLQRWQLLLTWSSIDFANRPATVVWSMPLLIGSGVLGLIVGLLFKPNRSLSRPTQFYKRFVQDLLAYDFYIDRLYDVTVVWAVTQLSRLMSWIDRYIVDGVVNLTGLATLFGGSALKYNVSGQSQFYVLTIVIGIGLTLVWFMTTGQWTTIVEFWSERLA; this is translated from the coding sequence ATGACTGAATTTTTGATCCAAACTGTCTGGTTTGTTCCGCTATACGGAATAATCGGCTCCCTGCTGACCCTCCCTTGGTCGCTAGGCCTCATCCGCCGTACAGGTCCTCGTCCTGCTGCATACATCAATTTATTGATGACCTTTATTGGTTTTCTCCATGGGTCATTAGCCTTTCGCTCCCTCCTCAATAGCCCCCCACAGCAGCTATCCCTTGAATGGCTCCATGTGGCGGATTTAAGTCTATCAATCGTTGTTGAAATTTCCCCCGTTAATTTGGGTGCCTTGGAATTGGTCACAGGAATGTGCCTTTTGGCACAGATTTATGCCCTGGGCTATATGGAAAAAGATTGGTCACTAGCACGTTTTTATGGCTTGATGGGCTTTTTTGAAGCGGCATTATCAGGTTTAGCCATTAGTGATTCATTGTTGTTTTCCTATGGATTATTAGAAGTCCTCACGGTTTCCACCTATCTACTTGTGGGGTTTTGGTATGCTCAGCCTCTGGTGGTTACCGCTGCAAGGGATGCATTTTTAACAAAACGAGTGGGCGATATTTTGCTGCTAATGGGGATGATTGCTCTCTCCAGTTATGGCACGGGTTTGACGTTTAGTGAGTTAGAAGCTTGGGCTGCGAATCCACCATTGACGCCTTGGGAATGCAGTTTATTGGGCTTGGCTTTAATTGCTTGTCCTATTGGTAAATGTGCGCAGTTCCCTCTGAATCTTTGGCTTGATGAGGCGATGGAAGGTCCTAATCCAGCGGGTATTTTACGGAACTCTGTGGTGGTTTCTGCTGGAGCCTTTGTCTTGCTCAAAATGGAGCCAGTTTACACGATTACGCCAGTTACATCTGATGCGTTGATCATTGTCGGTACGATTACGGCAGTGGGTGCTTCCCTTGTGTCTCTAGCGCAGATTGATATTAAGCGAGCCTTATCTCATTCGACGAGTGCTTATATGGGTTTGGTGTTTATCGCGGTGGGTTTAAATCAGGTTGATATTGCCTTGTTATTGCTCCTGACCCATGCGATCGCCAAGGCTGTTTTATTTATGAGTATTGGTGGTGTCATCCTCAATACCCATGGCCAGAATATGACGGAAATGGGTGGTCTCTGGTCCCGGATGCCCGCGACGACAACGGCGTTTGTTGTGGGTTCGATGGGTCTTGTTTGTATGTTCCCTTTTGGGACGTTCTGGACGATGCGTCGTTGGGCTGATGGGTTTTGGGATACACCATCTTGGTTGTTGTTGGTTTTGATGGGTGTGAATTTCTGCACGAGTTTAAATTTGACCCGAGTTTTTCAATTAGTCTTTGCAGGTGAACCCCAAGCTAAAACACGGCGATCACCTGAAGTGATTTGGCTGATGGCTGTGCCGATGGTGGCGTGCACGATTTTGACATTGCTTGTGCCTTTGATGCTACAACGTTGGCAGCTCCTATTGACTTGGTCGAGTATTGATTTTGCAAACCGTCCAGCCACTGTCGTTTGGTCTATGCCACTGTTGATTGGCTCTGGAGTCTTAGGTCTGATTGTGGGCTTGCTCTTCAAGCCTAACCGTTCCCTCAGCCGTCCGACACAGTTCTACAAGCGCTTCGTACAAGATCTATTGGCCTACGATTTTTATATTGACCGCCTTTATGATGTCACCGTGGTTTGGGCAGTGACTCAGCTGTCGCGTCTGATGTCTTGGATTGACCGTTACATAGTCGATGGTGTGGTTAATCTCACTGGCTTGGCAACGTTATTTGGCGGCAGCGCCCTGAAATATAACGTTTCAGGTCAGTCGCAGTTTTATGTTTTAACGATTGTGATTGGTATTGGCTTAACACTCGTTTGGTTTATGACGACGGGTCAATGGACCACAATTGTTGAGTTTTGGTCGGAACGTTTAGCTTGA
- a CDS encoding SulP family inorganic anion transporter, giving the protein MLTDFSRVKIHLPRSITGFSFKHWRGDLFGGLTAAIVALPLALAFGVSSGAGAIAGLYGAVCTGFFAALFGGTPSQISGPTGPMTVVMATVFTAVAANSDNPETGVAIAFTIIMLGGLFQIALGALRLGKYITLIPYTVISGFMSGIGIIIIIIQIAPFLGHAGNADIIQSVQQIPYNLTHPDPAATSLGILTLLIVFVSPAKLNRLIPSPLLALIACTIISLQFPTESIARIGEIPRGLPEFHLPFFDFSQLRSMLGYGIILGTLGAIDSLLTSLVADNITRTQHDSDQELIGQGIGNILSGLCGGLPGAGATMRTVINVRSGGVTALSGMIHAVVLLIVVFWAAPLTSPIPHAVLAGILIKVGIDIIDWSFLKRAHRLSLKGAMLMYCVLGLTVFVDLITAVAVGVFIANLLTVKNLTDLQIEGLEAITSPDDSPQLSQREKELLRRAQGRIFLFHLSGPMSFGAAKGISQRMSIVEQYDVLILDLLEVPLMGVTATLAVETMLREAYAKRREIFLVSATGPVKERLKSLEILKLLPSRHHVTNRLDALEQAIAFIENHQNSEPKPQSLHK; this is encoded by the coding sequence ATGTTGACAGACTTTTCTCGCGTAAAAATTCATTTACCTCGTTCGATTACAGGTTTTTCGTTTAAACATTGGCGTGGTGATTTATTTGGGGGATTAACGGCAGCGATTGTCGCACTGCCTCTCGCTTTAGCTTTTGGAGTTTCTTCTGGTGCTGGGGCGATCGCTGGACTATATGGCGCAGTATGTACAGGTTTTTTTGCGGCGTTATTTGGTGGTACTCCCTCCCAAATTTCTGGCCCCACAGGCCCCATGACTGTCGTGATGGCAACAGTCTTTACTGCGGTGGCTGCAAATTCAGACAATCCTGAAACTGGCGTGGCGATCGCCTTCACGATCATTATGCTCGGTGGCTTATTTCAGATTGCCCTCGGCGCCTTACGACTCGGCAAATACATCACCCTGATTCCCTACACCGTTATCTCCGGGTTTATGTCTGGCATTGGGATCATCATCATCATCATCCAAATTGCCCCATTCCTCGGCCATGCGGGGAATGCAGACATTATCCAATCCGTTCAACAAATCCCTTACAATCTCACCCATCCCGATCCTGCCGCCACAAGCTTGGGAATCCTCACTCTCCTCATTGTTTTCGTTTCCCCAGCAAAGCTCAATCGCCTTATCCCTTCACCACTTTTAGCCCTCATCGCCTGCACCATTATTTCGCTACAATTCCCCACCGAAAGCATCGCCCGCATTGGCGAGATCCCTCGTGGCTTACCCGAATTCCATCTACCTTTCTTTGACTTCAGCCAACTGAGAAGCATGTTGGGTTATGGCATTATTCTCGGCACTTTAGGTGCAATCGATTCTCTATTAACCTCTCTTGTCGCTGACAACATTACTCGCACTCAGCACGACTCAGACCAAGAGCTAATCGGGCAAGGTATCGGTAACATCTTGTCGGGCTTATGTGGAGGTTTACCTGGTGCTGGAGCAACCATGCGCACAGTGATCAATGTTCGTTCCGGTGGCGTCACTGCCCTTTCAGGAATGATTCATGCCGTTGTTCTGCTCATTGTCGTCTTTTGGGCGGCTCCCCTCACATCACCTATTCCCCATGCTGTCCTTGCAGGTATTCTCATTAAAGTTGGCATCGACATTATTGACTGGAGTTTCCTGAAGCGTGCCCACCGCCTCTCCTTGAAAGGGGCAATGTTAATGTACTGCGTCCTCGGGTTAACCGTTTTTGTAGATTTAATTACTGCCGTTGCGGTGGGTGTATTTATTGCAAATCTGCTTACCGTCAAAAACTTGACTGACCTACAGATAGAAGGCCTCGAAGCCATCACGTCCCCTGACGATTCGCCACAACTTAGTCAAAGAGAGAAAGAATTATTGCGGCGGGCACAAGGACGTATTTTCTTATTCCATCTCAGTGGCCCAATGAGTTTCGGCGCGGCAAAAGGGATTTCACAACGTATGAGCATTGTCGAACAATATGATGTTCTGATTTTAGATTTATTAGAAGTCCCATTAATGGGCGTAACTGCCACCCTTGCTGTCGAAACGATGCTCCGTGAAGCCTATGCAAAACGTCGGGAGATTTTTCTAGTCAGCGCCACAGGCCCAGTCAAAGAACGTCTAAAAAGTCTTGAGATTCTAAAGCTTTTGCCATCGCGCCACCATGTCACAAATCGGCTCGATGCCCTAGAACAGGCGATCGCCTTTATTGAGAATCACCAAAATTCAGAGCCCAAACCTCAATCTCTACACAAATGA
- a CDS encoding carbon dioxide-concentrating mechanism protein CcmK, with amino-acid sequence MPIAVGMIETRGFPAVVEAADAMVKAARVTLVGYEKIGSGRVTVIVRGDVSEVQASVSAGVENANRVNGGEVLSTHIIARPHENLEYVLPIRYTEEVEQFRTY; translated from the coding sequence ATGCCTATTGCAGTTGGAATGATTGAGACCCGTGGTTTTCCCGCCGTTGTGGAAGCTGCCGATGCGATGGTCAAAGCCGCTCGCGTAACATTGGTTGGTTACGAGAAAATTGGTAGCGGTCGTGTAACCGTTATCGTCCGTGGTGACGTATCTGAAGTACAAGCTTCTGTCTCCGCTGGTGTCGAGAACGCAAATCGCGTCAATGGTGGTGAAGTGCTTTCCACTCACATCATTGCTCGTCCCCACGAAAACCTCGAATACGTTCTACCGATTCGCTACACCGAAGAAGTCGAACAATTCCGTACTTACTAA
- a CDS encoding carbon dioxide-concentrating mechanism protein CcmK: MSIAVGMVETLGFPAVVEAADAMVKAARVTLVGYEKIGSGRVTVIVRGDVSEVQASVSAGTDNVGRVNGGQVLSTHIIARPHENLEYVLPIRYTEAVEQFRESVNPQPLRRV; the protein is encoded by the coding sequence ATGTCTATCGCAGTCGGAATGGTGGAAACTCTCGGTTTCCCCGCAGTAGTAGAAGCAGCAGACGCTATGGTGAAGGCAGCTCGTGTCACCCTAGTTGGTTACGAAAAAATTGGTAGCGGTCGTGTCACTGTTATCGTTCGTGGTGACGTTTCTGAGGTGCAAGCTTCCGTCTCCGCTGGAACTGACAATGTTGGTCGTGTTAACGGTGGTCAAGTACTTTCTACACACATCATCGCGCGTCCTCACGAAAACCTCGAGTACGTTCTCCCCATCCGCTATACCGAAGCTGTTGAACAATTCCGCGAAAGCGTTAATCCCCAGCCTTTGAGAAGAGTATAG
- a CDS encoding EutN/CcmL family microcompartment protein produces MQIAKVRGTVVSTYKAESLRGIKFILVQFVNERGELLPKYEVAGDLVGAGVNEWVLVTRGSAARKEAGMEDRPLDAMVVGIIDTVNVDNRSLYSKKDADRLG; encoded by the coding sequence ATGCAAATTGCCAAGGTTCGTGGCACTGTCGTTAGCACTTATAAAGCGGAAAGTCTCCGCGGTATCAAGTTTATCCTTGTGCAGTTTGTTAACGAGCGAGGTGAACTTCTACCAAAGTACGAAGTTGCTGGGGATTTAGTTGGTGCTGGCGTGAACGAGTGGGTACTCGTCACCCGTGGCAGCGCCGCCCGCAAAGAAGCTGGTATGGAAGATCGTCCTTTGGATGCAATGGTCGTCGGCATTATCGATACTGTTAATGTTGACAATCGCTCCCTCTACAGTAAAAAAGATGCGGATCGCCTTGGTTAG
- a CDS encoding ribulose bisphosphate carboxylase small subunit has protein sequence MVVRRRAAPPTPWSKDLAEPKIDESAYVHSFSNLIGDVTVGKNVLISPGTSIRADEGAPFYIGAATNIQDGVVIHGMDRGRVVGANGENYSVWIGDRSCISHMALVHGPAFIGNDCFIGFRSTIFNARVGDGCVVMMHALIQDVEIPPGKYIPSGAVITNQQQVERLSDVTDADLAFTQHIVEVNGAFSEGYQGVQNNACTTSFRGQADEKSSSSQSNNGIRENQSVEKMSLNGDILSQVRGLVAQGCTFTAEHANTRRFKTKSWLSAGFVEGRSADQILANLNNVMAEYAGEYVQLIAVDGNTKKRAAEIIAQRPGDQAPVSGQSFSSASVTSSTTGVSAQGVDGDVSTQIRSLLSQGCSFTAEHANTRRFKTKSWLSGGFVEGRSAEQIIGNLNSIMSEFPNEYVQLIAVDPNTRKRAAEVIVQRPGQATQLSAGSGSSTSYRASTSNAVTVSGGDVPTQVRSLASQGCSFTAEHANTRRFKTKSWLSGGFVEGRSAEQILANINRVAAEYPGEYVQLIAVDPNTRKRAAEIIVQRPGGNAPAQSSGNGFTASSNSSNSYSISSSSNGNGGSSASLSSDVVSKVRSLLNQGYKIATEHADKRRFRTKSWKSCGTIDTQQESEVLRRLEGCLQDHAGEYVQLIGVDTAARRRILETIIQRP, from the coding sequence ATGGTTGTCCGCAGGAGAGCGGCTCCCCCAACACCTTGGTCAAAGGATTTAGCAGAACCGAAAATTGATGAGAGTGCATATGTGCACTCATTTTCTAATTTGATCGGTGATGTCACGGTTGGGAAGAATGTACTCATTTCGCCTGGCACCTCAATTCGTGCCGATGAGGGTGCGCCCTTTTATATCGGTGCAGCAACCAATATCCAAGATGGTGTGGTGATCCACGGCATGGATAGGGGACGCGTTGTTGGTGCAAATGGCGAAAATTATTCTGTCTGGATCGGCGATCGCTCCTGCATCTCCCATATGGCCTTAGTCCATGGCCCAGCTTTCATAGGCAATGACTGTTTTATTGGATTCCGCTCAACTATTTTTAACGCCAGAGTCGGTGACGGTTGCGTCGTCATGATGCATGCCCTTATCCAAGATGTCGAGATTCCGCCCGGAAAATATATACCTTCTGGTGCAGTAATCACGAATCAACAACAAGTTGAGCGACTTTCTGACGTAACTGATGCCGACCTAGCCTTTACCCAACACATTGTTGAGGTAAATGGAGCATTCTCTGAAGGCTATCAAGGTGTCCAAAATAACGCTTGTACTACTTCATTCCGTGGTCAAGCAGATGAGAAATCATCCTCCTCTCAAAGCAATAACGGTATTCGCGAAAATCAATCGGTGGAAAAAATGAGTTTAAACGGAGACATTCTGTCGCAGGTTCGAGGCTTAGTCGCCCAGGGCTGTACCTTTACCGCAGAGCACGCTAACACGCGACGCTTTAAAACAAAATCTTGGCTCAGTGCAGGATTTGTGGAAGGACGTAGTGCAGATCAAATTTTGGCAAATCTTAATAACGTAATGGCTGAATATGCTGGTGAGTATGTTCAGCTTATTGCTGTTGACGGCAATACGAAAAAACGTGCCGCTGAGATCATTGCCCAACGACCTGGGGACCAGGCACCGGTTTCCGGCCAGTCTTTCTCTTCAGCTTCAGTGACTTCATCTACTACTGGTGTTTCAGCACAAGGCGTTGATGGTGATGTCAGCACACAAATTCGTTCCTTGTTATCCCAAGGCTGCAGCTTCACAGCGGAACATGCCAATACACGTCGCTTCAAAACGAAGTCTTGGCTCAGTGGAGGATTTGTTGAAGGTCGCAGTGCAGAACAAATAATCGGCAATCTCAACAGCATCATGTCGGAATTTCCCAATGAGTATGTGCAACTCATCGCGGTTGACCCCAACACAAGAAAACGTGCAGCGGAGGTAATTGTTCAGCGCCCAGGTCAAGCAACTCAATTGAGTGCTGGCAGTGGTTCTTCAACTAGTTACCGAGCTTCTACATCCAACGCCGTCACAGTCAGTGGTGGAGATGTCCCAACTCAGGTTCGTTCCCTTGCATCTCAAGGTTGCAGCTTTACAGCTGAGCACGCGAATACACGTCGTTTCAAAACGAAGTCTTGGCTCAGCGGGGGCTTTGTTGAAGGCCGTAGCGCAGAACAAATTCTTGCAAACATTAACCGTGTTGCAGCAGAGTACCCTGGTGAGTATGTACAGTTGATTGCGGTTGACCCTAACACTAGAAAACGCGCAGCAGAAATTATTGTGCAGCGTCCTGGTGGCAACGCACCTGCTCAAAGTAGTGGCAATGGCTTTACGGCTTCTTCTAACTCTTCAAACTCCTATAGTATTTCCAGCAGTAGCAATGGGAATGGTGGTAGTAGCGCTTCCTTGAGCAGCGATGTTGTCAGCAAAGTACGTTCTCTTCTAAATCAAGGCTATAAAATTGCGACGGAGCATGCAGATAAGCGTCGTTTCCGTACAAAGTCTTGGAAGAGCTGCGGCACTATTGATACTCAGCAAGAATCGGAAGTTTTGCGCCGCCTTGAAGGTTGCCTCCAAGATCATGCTGGTGAGTATGTCCAGTTGATTGGGGTTGATACGGCAGCGAGACGTCGTATTCTCGAAACGATTATTCAAAGACCTTAG
- a CDS encoding transferase hexapeptide repeat containing protein: protein MTSGAVFNSDIHISGDVRIDDHAVIAPGVIILAAPDCSVAIAAGVCLGMGCILQAHQGNIEIHQGAMLGAGVLIVGDAVVGENACVGYGSTIFRASVLGGTVIQPNSLIGDTSRKVNTKPVTQSPKSSPSTPSAETDPWGAEVNQVSKSPTTISSGHKESISSPDETDSITPEITEVSPESRPDKQQDLPKEPVVGQVYINQLLMTLFPHNTPIKPPEPPSS, encoded by the coding sequence GTGACTTCTGGAGCGGTTTTCAATTCCGATATTCATATTAGTGGCGATGTCAGAATCGATGACCATGCTGTTATTGCACCGGGTGTAATCATTCTGGCTGCTCCTGACTGTTCTGTGGCGATCGCCGCAGGAGTTTGTTTGGGAATGGGCTGCATTTTACAAGCTCACCAAGGCAACATCGAAATTCACCAAGGCGCAATGCTTGGTGCAGGTGTTCTTATTGTTGGCGATGCCGTAGTCGGAGAAAATGCTTGCGTTGGTTATGGCAGTACTATTTTTCGAGCGTCAGTTTTAGGTGGCACAGTTATACAACCAAATAGTTTAATTGGTGACACTTCTCGTAAAGTCAACACAAAACCAGTCACTCAATCTCCAAAAAGTTCACCCTCTACTCCATCAGCTGAAACAGATCCTTGGGGTGCAGAAGTCAATCAAGTTTCTAAATCACCAACCACAATTTCATCTGGCCATAAGGAATCCATTTCCTCACCAGATGAAACAGATTCTATTACGCCAGAAATCACAGAAGTTTCGCCAGAATCAAGACCAGACAAACAACAAGACTTGCCGAAAGAACCTGTAGTTGGGCAAGTTTATATTAATCAATTATTAATGACGCTTTTTCCACACAACACACCAATTAAACCGCCAGAACCACCATCTTCTTAG
- a CDS encoding form I ribulose bisphosphate carboxylase large subunit: MVQTKSAGFKAGVQDYRLTYYTPDYTPKDTDLLACFRMTPQAGVPAEECAAAVAAESSTGTWTTVWTDGLTDLDRYKGRCYHVEPVAGEDNQYFCFVAYPLDLFEEGSITNVLTSLVGNVFGFKALRALRLEDIRFPVAFIKTCPGNPHGITVERDLLNKYGRPLLGCTIKPKLGLSAKNYGRAVYECLRGGLDFTKDDENINSQPFMRWRDRFLFVQEAIEKAQAETNEVKGHYLNVTAATCEEMIERAEFAKEIGTPIVMHDFITGGFTANTSLSKWCRKNGLLLHIHRAMHAVIDRQKNHGIHFRVLAKCLRLSGGDHLHSGTVVGKLEGDRQGTLGFVDLMREDYVEEDRSRGVFFTQDWASAPGTMPVASGGIHVWHMPALVDIFGDDSCLQFGGGTLGHPWGNAPGATANRVALEACVQARNEGRSLAREGNDVLREAGKWSPELAAALNLWKEIKFEFDTVDTL; this comes from the coding sequence ATGGTTCAGACCAAATCTGCTGGGTTTAAGGCTGGTGTACAAGACTATCGTCTAACTTATTACACGCCTGATTACACACCCAAAGACACTGATTTACTCGCTTGTTTCCGGATGACTCCCCAAGCTGGAGTTCCCGCTGAAGAGTGTGCTGCAGCTGTTGCAGCTGAGTCTTCTACCGGTACTTGGACAACTGTATGGACTGATGGTCTTACTGACCTCGATCGCTACAAGGGTCGTTGTTACCATGTTGAGCCTGTTGCTGGCGAAGACAATCAGTACTTCTGTTTCGTGGCTTACCCTCTCGACTTGTTTGAAGAAGGTTCGATCACAAACGTTTTGACCTCTTTGGTTGGTAACGTTTTCGGTTTTAAAGCGCTTCGTGCACTTCGCCTCGAAGATATCCGTTTCCCCGTTGCATTCATTAAGACATGCCCCGGTAACCCCCACGGTATTACTGTAGAGCGTGACCTTCTCAACAAGTATGGTCGTCCTCTTCTCGGTTGTACTATTAAGCCTAAGCTCGGTCTTTCTGCAAAGAACTACGGTCGTGCAGTTTATGAGTGCCTCCGTGGTGGTCTTGACTTCACTAAGGATGATGAGAACATTAACTCTCAGCCTTTCATGCGTTGGCGTGATCGCTTCCTCTTTGTTCAAGAAGCGATTGAGAAAGCACAAGCTGAAACTAATGAAGTTAAGGGTCACTACCTCAACGTAACTGCCGCTACTTGCGAAGAAATGATTGAGCGTGCTGAGTTTGCAAAAGAAATCGGTACTCCGATTGTCATGCACGACTTCATCACTGGTGGTTTCACTGCAAACACTAGTCTTTCTAAGTGGTGTCGTAAGAATGGTCTTCTCCTTCACATTCACCGTGCAATGCACGCTGTAATTGACCGTCAGAAGAACCATGGTATTCACTTCCGCGTTCTTGCGAAGTGTCTCCGTCTTTCTGGTGGTGACCACCTACACTCCGGTACTGTCGTAGGTAAGCTTGAAGGCGATCGCCAAGGTACTCTTGGTTTCGTTGACCTCATGCGTGAAGACTACGTGGAAGAAGATCGTTCACGCGGTGTATTCTTCACACAAGATTGGGCGTCCGCACCTGGTACTATGCCTGTTGCTTCCGGTGGTATCCACGTATGGCACATGCCTGCACTCGTTGACATCTTCGGCGATGATTCTTGCCTCCAGTTTGGTGGTGGTACTTTGGGTCACCCTTGGGGGAATGCTCCTGGTGCAACTGCAAACCGTGTTGCGCTTGAAGCTTGTGTTCAAGCTCGTAACGAAGGTCGTAGCTTGGCTCGCGAAGGTAATGATGTCCTCCGTGAAGCAGGTAAGTGGTCTCCTGAATTGGCTGCTGCTCTTAACCTGTGGAAAGAAATCAAGTTCGAATTCGACACAGTCGACACTCTCTAA
- a CDS encoding chaperonin family protein RbcX — protein MEFKDIAKETAKTLRNYLTYQAVRLISQQLGETNPGQAIWLGNFSKTHSVQDSDRYLEAMMSENKEIVLRILTVREDLAGEVLEFLPEMVLTQIKQSNADHRRSLLERLTRVDLSSTDPASTDVEPDVSEDSE, from the coding sequence ATGGAGTTTAAAGATATTGCCAAAGAAACGGCGAAGACTTTACGTAATTATTTGACTTATCAAGCTGTGCGCTTAATTAGTCAGCAATTAGGTGAAACTAATCCGGGACAGGCAATTTGGTTAGGAAATTTTTCGAAGACCCATTCCGTGCAGGATAGTGATCGCTACCTTGAGGCAATGATGTCTGAGAACAAGGAAATTGTCCTGAGGATTCTGACCGTTAGGGAGGATTTAGCAGGCGAAGTTCTTGAATTTCTACCAGAAATGGTACTAACTCAAATTAAACAGTCCAATGCGGATCATCGTCGTTCTCTTTTAGAGCGTTTAACTCGGGTTGATTTATCGTCAACCGATCCGGCTTCAACAGATGTTGAGCCAGATGTTTCAGAAGACTCTGAATAA